From a region of the Leptolyngbyaceae cyanobacterium genome:
- a CDS encoding transposase, whose product MPTQYQKDNLEAMLGLFLEAQGHPLPAHSQTKSASALSRFLNINPWSTKKMIRQVRGHILKQVLSDCPKGRKPFLQVIIDLTTLEKTGKFPEFSDLISVYNGQRGLHLVVLYLVIGRWRIPWNFRVWRGKGTASPAQLGLKMVRHLPKALTSRFQVTIEADTAFGSVEFLHGIRQLRYHAITGIPVTRKLVDGRVLKHLHKQGQQVRLVGLKFPVSVAWYYLKRDNGKREKRFVLSTKPLKASTIKWWGKRRWQIEAWFKTAKHRFGLHRFGQGSLLGMYRWLILSLIAYLIAHWTYLLTQRSDLPDWGEAAQTALECLFPQILVSLFLLELQRLIPLLRSLGFDIHFYRCKI is encoded by the coding sequence ATGCCTACGCAGTACCAAAAAGATAACCTAGAAGCCATGCTAGGATTATTTTTAGAAGCACAAGGGCATCCTTTACCCGCTCATTCTCAAACCAAATCTGCCAGTGCATTAAGTCGATTTTTAAATATAAATCCCTGGTCAACTAAGAAAATGATCCGCCAGGTTCGTGGCCATATACTCAAACAAGTTTTATCTGATTGCCCAAAGGGACGTAAGCCGTTTTTACAGGTAATTATTGACTTAACTACCCTGGAAAAAACTGGAAAATTCCCAGAATTTTCGGATTTAATTTCAGTTTATAATGGCCAGAGGGGATTACATTTGGTAGTACTCTATCTAGTGATTGGGCGATGGCGGATACCTTGGAATTTCCGCGTTTGGAGAGGCAAAGGGACTGCTTCACCCGCACAGTTAGGACTGAAAATGGTTCGGCATTTACCTAAAGCCTTAACTTCTCGATTTCAGGTGACGATCGAAGCTGATACGGCCTTTGGTAGTGTAGAATTTCTGCACGGTATCCGACAGCTTAGATATCATGCGATTACAGGTATACCTGTCACTCGTAAATTAGTTGATGGCCGAGTTTTAAAGCATTTACATAAACAGGGACAACAAGTACGATTAGTTGGCTTAAAGTTTCCTGTTTCGGTTGCTTGGTACTATCTCAAGCGTGATAACGGCAAGCGAGAAAAACGTTTTGTTTTATCTACCAAACCCCTGAAAGCTAGCACGATTAAATGGTGGGGTAAGAGGAGATGGCAAATCGAAGCATGGTTTAAAACGGCCAAACATCGCTTTGGGTTGCATCGTTTTGGTCAGGGTTCATTGCTGGGAATGTATCGTTGGCTTATCCTCTCTCTAATTGCTTATCTAATTGCCCACTGGACTTATTTATTAACTCAACGATCCGATTTACCTGACTGGGGCGAGGCTGCACAAACTGCTCTTGAATGTTTGTTTCCTCAAATACTTGTGTCTCTTTTTTTACTTGAGCTTCAACGATTGATTCCTCTTTTACGTAGTCTCGGTTTTGACATCCATTTTTACAGGTGCAAGATCTGA
- a CDS encoding siphovirus Gp157 family protein: MNLLTQSLAHTSITAAQLWHQLEIAETTEQIDRLLQSIWHNQEKQEVAIDAHAELANQIDAEITAIKARMEFLVQLHQSAIDKLEGWRERLDQTVVYFNQIGAITAEIVGKQHRITVKENPPTCEVSIDPSQLPDEYRRIETKTVVSANKKAITDAWKQGIPVEGTKVYRRRKVVYSLLPSNLPQYQASTTVNVELLENQPQPTKKRRKKAD, from the coding sequence ATGAACTTACTCACTCAATCTTTAGCACATACATCAATTACCGCTGCTCAACTTTGGCATCAATTAGAAATTGCCGAAACAACTGAACAAATTGATCGCTTATTGCAATCAATTTGGCACAATCAAGAAAAACAAGAAGTTGCTATCGATGCTCATGCCGAACTTGCCAACCAAATTGATGCCGAAATAACAGCAATTAAAGCGAGAATGGAATTTTTAGTCCAATTGCATCAAAGTGCGATCGATAAACTTGAAGGTTGGCGAGAACGATTAGACCAAACTGTTGTTTATTTTAACCAGATTGGAGCCATTACAGCCGAAATTGTTGGTAAACAGCATCGAATTACTGTCAAAGAAAACCCACCGACTTGTGAAGTATCTATCGACCCTTCTCAACTACCAGACGAATATCGCCGTATCGAAACTAAAACCGTAGTTTCGGCTAACAAAAAGGCAATTACTGATGCTTGGAAACAAGGAATACCAGTAGAAGGTACAAAAGTTTATCGCAGGCGTAAGGTAGTTTATAGCTTACTACCAAGCAATTTACCTCAATACCAAGCTAGCACAACAGTCAATGTTGAACTATTAGAAAATCAGCCACAGCCTACCAAAAAGCGACGGAAAAAAGCTGATTGA